A single Desulfovibrio sp. JC010 DNA region contains:
- the traF gene encoding conjugative transfer signal peptidase TraF, with the protein MKRFLLISFCCHALGLVFLLHFAGYRINLTDSMAHGVYQIVPGKPVRGDLITFSLDEQNPYFNIALKRHYLGWNNRPLLKVLVGLPGDTLQISKDGISINSELLPRTQAKPADQHGNPLPIFLKPTVLPSGKCLALSTHSENSFDGRYFGLVNLDQLQRVVPVLTIG; encoded by the coding sequence ATGAAGCGATTCCTGTTGATTTCCTTCTGCTGTCACGCGCTGGGCCTTGTCTTCCTGCTGCATTTTGCCGGGTATCGGATCAACCTGACCGATTCCATGGCTCATGGCGTTTATCAGATCGTCCCCGGAAAACCTGTGCGCGGGGACCTGATCACCTTCAGCCTTGATGAGCAAAATCCGTATTTCAACATCGCCCTCAAGCGTCATTATCTGGGCTGGAACAACAGGCCGCTGCTCAAGGTTCTGGTAGGTCTTCCCGGCGACACTCTCCAGATCAGCAAAGACGGCATCAGCATCAATTCCGAACTGCTGCCGCGCACTCAAGCCAAGCCTGCCGACCAGCACGGCAACCCTTTACCAATTTTCCTGAAACCAACAGTTCTTCCCTCCGGCAAATGTCTGGCCCTGTCCACTCATTCCGAAAACAGCTTTGATGGCCGTTACTTCGGGTTGGTCAATCTTGATCAATTGCAGAGGGTTGTACCTGTTTTAACCATCGGG